From the genome of Liolophura sinensis isolate JHLJ2023 chromosome 5, CUHK_Ljap_v2, whole genome shotgun sequence:
ATGATGCTGGAGTACCCAGGGGCAATTAGATCATTTACAGGGTAGGCAAATATGCCGTGTACGTCCTTTCTGTAAGGAAATCCACACAGAAAACATgtgaaacacacacaaaaatcacAGATCCATCAATGACattagaagagaaaaaaaaacaacaaatccATCAATGACatcagaagagaaaaaaaacagcagatCCATCACAGAAGAGAGAGACAAAAGCAGATCCATCACACAAGAGAGAGCAAAAGCAGATCCATAGAAGAGAGAGAAAACAGCAGATCCATCAtagaagagagagaaaaaagcaGATCCATCATAAAAGAGAGGGAAAAAAGCAGATCCATCAtagaagagagagaaaaaagcaGATCCATCACACAAGAGAGAGAAAAAGCAGATCCATAGAAGAGAGAGAAAACAGCAGATCCATCAtagaagagagagaaaaaagcaGATCCATCATAAAAGAGAGGGAAAAAAGCAGATCCATCatagaagagaaaaaaagaacagatcCATCATAGaagagagacaaaaaaaaagttaataatGACATAATCTTCTCAAGGTAATATTTAGTTGAACTACACGGTAAAACTCAGACACCCAGATAAAGCCAAATGAAACTGATTCTTGAAGTGAAGAACCCTATTAATAAaaagatcaaaaacaccaatAGAATTTTGGTTGAGACCCATGGTGAAATCCCTGTCTTTAACTCCCATGTACAACTTCAAAGCCTCTCACAGAGCTGTCAGCTTGTTAGGTGTCACAAGAAACTCTTTAAGActctctgtttgtctgtcaatCGATTTGTTGATCTTTCTCTCAGTTAGATTTTTCCCatcctacatgtgcatgtatcgcTTCacaaggcaaagaaaacactgaaataaagcACATGTCAGTTGAAAGATTGCTAAACACTGTCCATGAAAATGgtttggattttgtttttaaaatttttctaaccgagtgAAATGGTTTTGAAACAGGAGATTTTtcagtggtctgtagtgacaCAGGGGTTATCAGCAAGGTAACAtccatattttttctttgaaatagtttgtttaatGCTCCATTTGGTGGATGCATtcacagatctacatgtattagataTATCAAATCACAGATGTATCAGATCACAGATGTTTCAAATCACAGATGTATCAAATCACAGATGTTTCAAATCACAGATGTATCAAATCACAGATGTATCAAATCACAGATGTATCAAAACACAGATGTATCAGATCACAGATGCATCAGATCACAGATGTATCAGATCACAGATGTTTCAAATCACAGATGTATCAAATCACAGATGTATCAGATCACAGATTTATCAGATCACAGATGTATCAGATCACAGATGTATCAGATCACAGATGTAttagtgtatatgtatttagaACATTGAAATTAAGCctgtgtacatttgtttaaaGCGGCTAAAACCTGATGGTCCAAACACCATCAGAAGAGGTCACCCTGCAATCCACAGTTCCCAACATCCACATGCATAATTTCTGGGTTTAAAAacttgaaagaaaattaaatccAAACTATTCTTGTGGACAGTTTTCAACGGTCTTTCATCTTGCATACTTCAaggttttctttgcctttaaagtgACACAGTCACCCAAAAtttagatttttaaaataaattctgaTTGTGATGTCCTACCGAagtttttgaagtttgttcataaactaaatcactcatgttgaaataaaaaatattcactgcTTATGTAGCTAGTATGTACCCGGAGAAATCCTGCCAGTATtcgaattcaacacaaagagggcgggccattttgcctcattaatattcaacacAAATGGGCCTGAAGCATatgagcagcattctgataGTGACCAGTGTGATTTTGCTATCTTTCCAACTTAAATCCATATTCCTCCATCTAAATATTATACCGACGATACATATTGTAACACAACTGGCATTTAAAAACGCAAAAGTATGTAATATCTGCGCGACTGTATTGCTTTAACCGGGTGTCTGAGTACAAGATGACATAGCTCTCTGTGGTATGTCATAGCTATTGAGAAGCCTGCTCCTTAACGGCTTTCCTCCCACCTGAGAAGTTGTTTATGAAGGTAATCCAGACACATCTTCAGTACGCTGGGTTCATCATCTCTGATGGTGCAAGCCCGGGGTTCTCTCCCCTTTTTCTCTACCTCCTCCTCCATGGGAACAGCCAGTTCTGGCTccacagctttcttcttggcTGGAGGTTCTAATGGTCCGGAAAGGTCACAGATTCACTTTCTGACAACATTCGCTCCCTTTTGCGGCTCTGCTCAGAGAGAAAAATAAAGACAGAACTACAGTAGATAAAAACACGAGTGGGAATTACATTGTACAAAAGCCATTCCTGGCTTATTTGGCTTAAATGTACTGTCACTGTCTAACTGAACATTGTGCAATGAAGTCACAAGCTCAAATACAGTTTTCTCTGGTTAAGCTCAGCTCATGTTACACACTCCATTTTCTCCAAACATAATCATGACCACTGtcacatgaaagaaaaattataaaGAATGGCATTCAGCATCAAACAAGCAAACACAGAAATCTGATAACAATGTATATACCTCATGGTGCCTGTGTTTCTCTTTATCACTTgacttcttctttttcttcttcttgtgtTTGTGTCTTTTCTCTTCATGGTACACATCAGCTAAAGGCTCCGGGGTTGGGGTGGACGCTCCTTTCAGGTTCAAAACCAATTTTAACCCTGGCTTCTCTCCAGTTCTGATAACAGCACACATTATAAACATTAAACACTTAGTAAACCAACTCAACCTCTATTTGAAGTGGACATTAAAATTACAGTTTCTACCCTCCCCTTCCCCCCTCAGTGGGTGTGTTTCTCCCTTATCACCTTTAACCCACAGAACATACATAGTTATGTAAATTCACTACAATCAAATGTTACTGGCAAACAGCACActtataatttaatatatagtatagtataatataGTGTTATAAGATTGTGCTACAGTGTGTATGAGAGTGTGTAAAGCAATAAGACACAGACAATTAACTTTCGTCCTTTTAATACATCTACCTTATCTCTCCAGCTAACTATTGGCCATTGCAATCTTTATCACACTAGTAGAAGGGAAGAGTAGAGAACAGTTTCATAAATGGGGATTACTCGTTAATGGGAGTTACATGTGATGGCACTTAGACGTATACACAGTTGTGGGAACAGTCTAGGGTACATGGGAGTTACATATGAGGGGCACTTATCGTATACACTTGTGGGAACAGTTTAGGTGTACATGAGTTGCGTGTGATGGCACTCGATCATACATAGTTGTTGGAAACAGTCTAGGGTACATGAGGGAGTTGCATGTGATGGCACTTGAGCATACACAGTTGTTGGGAACAGTCTAGGGTACATGAGGAGTTGAATGTGGTGGCACTGGATCATGCACAGTTGTGGAAACAGTCTAGGTGGCACTTGAGCATACACAGTTGTGAAAACAGTCTAGGGGTACATGGGAGGAAAATTCAGTGAGTTTTCAGTCAAAAACATTGACATACTAGTACCACCTCTGTTTATGaattatttggtgtttttaaaatcttttgaGATTTTTTGTGGCTACAAACAGGTGTGTGAGCAGTTTATTTAGATCACACTGTTACATGAGCATTTACTATTTGTGAATACTGTGCCATTCCCCAACTTCCTGTACATGCCTGAACACCACCCTGTGAAACTCCACATGTATGATGACCCTGGTGTTAGAGGTGTGGAATCGTCCAAGAATGCGCAATCGTCATTTAAGAACACGGTGCAGTTACAAGCTCTTGTCAAATATATCGAGGCTGTCAGAACAGTGGGTTGCTTTGTGCTTCACCACATGAATCTCAGGGCCACATGACACAGAAAGTAACCTATCGATGTTGTGCTTGCGACAAACATGCTAAATTGACAAAGAAAAGATAAGGCACATAAAGAGGGCCAGGGAGTCATATTTGACAATTATTTTTTGTCTGCCACAACAACTGCATTAAGCTTTAAATGTTGCACACTCTGACACTGGTTTGGAGCTATCTTTGGCCCAATAGAATTTTTACTAACCCTAGTGCCATGGCAATCACAGACTACCAACGACAGGGCATACACGGCTAGCCTTACATGCTCGTTATAAGTTGATCTTCATTTGCCAGGGACATCTTCTCAAAAGAGAAGTGGATGTACGGCGCTCTGGGTCACCTTTATAATGTTTCCAAACAAAATCACTTGTCTTCGCATAACGAAAATTGGACACGGGGTGACTCATACAACTTACCCTCTTTCACTTCTGGATCCCCTTTCTTTGGCAGAATCGCGCTCATAGTCGTGAGATCGTTTCTCTGATTTgtgcttttatgttttttgctCCCCATTGTCGCGAATTTGAAAGTAGTACAAGGACACGAAGAGATAAATCTCTAACAAAGAAACAGCATCttgttgtgttgttgtggttCAGCGGACTGACGCCGGTAATACAAATACTAAACTGTAAAGAGATGCGGATGATTTTCAACCTCAAAATGGATTTTCTTGTTGTATTGCTGAATCTCAACGCGTAAactacaaacagacaaacaaaaatcgtaatttttgtttataataatgggaaaGATGTTTGTAATGGGCGTAAATCGggataaatttaaataaaatgccGGTGATAAAATTTACATTACTACGGTTTCGACATTGTAAACAAGACTTTTAAAGGAATCTCTACATCGTGATAAGTTCGAAGTGGGCCTcgttctttttttgtttaaaacatggAGCTAGAGTTTTCTCCctattctacctccatgttTAAAGCCATTCAAATAGGTTTACGATTTCCCGTAACTATTTAAGTCTTAGTTTTGGTACTTCCTAGCCTATAAAAGTATGTACCATCAGCGtaaaaaaagaccaaacaaaggCAGTTCAAGACTGGCCTACGATATTTAAATGGAAATAAGCATATGGCTTGATGACTTTAACGCTGCTAAAGCTAAATCTTAACAATCCTGTCGCGGCCATCCACCAGTTGGCCCTATCACTTTTCAGAATAATTTAATCAACTTTTCCTCAAGTGGATAGACCATATTGGCATAATAATGTAAGCCTGTATAGCCATTTACATTTGCTGGCGCTGTCTTGTTACACAGGGGGTGGTTTACATTTGCTAGCGCTGTCTTGTTACACAGGGGGTGGTTTACATTTGCTAGCGCTGTCATTGAAAAAGCTATTCAGTCACTGTTGAATAAGAAGTGTGACACCACTGAgtggttttattttcacacaaaaaatcaaaataaatatatattcattattGTATTTTCTTGTTTAAACATGTAGATTATTGTATCGGTATTGGAAGCGTTAGATAGACCTACCGGGTATTGTAGGCCCCCTATACTCTGTCGACGCCAGATCATACTAACCTATGGACTACCCTCCCCTGCCTAAGGAGAGTAGGTATTGTGTAGCACTTACGTGTAATTACATGGCCCCCAGTATTAAAGataacattgttttatattatatcGAACTTATTTGTTAGTATTCAGTTAAAATAAGTGTTTCAAGAATGGAACATTTGGGTATCCATATACACCAGCTGTGTCTCTTATAATGTTAATGACAGGAAATTATGCTGATCATCTTCTTCATATCATCTTCTTTCATTATAAAGTTAATGTCTGACAACAGAATGAATATAGAAGAtttgtatatacagatatatatttgattgttgattaaagtcatactcaagaaatcttcacttatatgatggtacTCAGTAATCTCGGTGGGAGCCATCCTTTTCAGAGAGTGACCACCGACGTTTGGCAAGATCCTGGCGATCAGATGTACACATACCTTCAACGGAACGCAAAACTGCTGTCATCCACACGATCGTATTACGTCGACCGTCACCGAGGCCCGACATTGAGAgcgggaaatctacaaattccttgtccaagcccagatttgaacccacacttcGTGTGCTCCAGAACTAGTCATAAATATGGTTTAGAACCAcataaaatcatacatgtactacttctGTTACCATTTTAAATTCAATAGCCTCTTTAATATGTACAACCATGGAGGTCTAtatggtataggcctatatatgtataaaggCTGCGTGACCAAGGGAGATTTCATTCAGAGGAAACAGGCACAACGGGTATGTCTGGCCGGCTCGTTGCCTTGGCTGGGCGAGTTGTCCCTCCCTCTGTTTATACCTTCATGATACTGTTTCCTCAAAAACTAACGTAATATGGTAACACGAGCAGCCTGATGCATACTGGAGTGTAAAGCGGTCGTAAGAAAATGTTCGCTTCTCGATTGTGAAAAGTACCCAAATGTAGTGTTTAATTGTGTCCGCGAGTTAATTAAAAAACAAGAATGAagtaaaaacatgtttgtttttaattctatTTCATAACGTACTAGAAATTAGACTGCTGTCAAACGTTGACCATGTTGCAGCTCTTAAAAAGGAGTGTCTGCGTTTAGTATGCAGTAAACCTGTGTTTATGTTGCTACAGCGCCCCCTATTGTAACACGTGGGTTTGTTTTGGTATCAAGGTATACCTAAATGGCGGCGAAAGGCCGGGTTGTGACAGATGTTAGGTGAGTGTGCTTGTGTAATTTGTTATATAGTTTGTTCGTTTACACAACCTACTATGCTCTGGGGTTAGGCCGATTTGGGACGAGTGTCCGGAAGGGAACTGAATGTAGCTTACCAAGCTAggctacaacaacagcaacagttGACAACAGCAGTCAGTAACAGTGTCCCACAAAAAGAGACAGTAACCCTTCATACCATCACAAGTAGGCCTACGCCGCACACCATCGATCAGTCCGATGTGAGGTACATATGTCTTAGGAAA
Proteins encoded in this window:
- the LOC135465503 gene encoding bromodomain-containing protein 9-like: MGSKKHKSTNQRNDLTTMSAILPKKGDPEVKEGKLTGEKPGLKLVLNLKGASTPTPEPLADVYHEEKRHKHKKKKKKKSSDKEKHRHHESRKRERMLSESESVTFPDH